The following DNA comes from Peribacillus sp. FSL E2-0218.
AATCCTACTTTTGAAGTTGGCAGTCAAGTGATTATCAAAACCGGTCATATGGAAAGCATGAAGGGTGCAAAAGCAACGATAGTGGGCGCTTATGATACGACGGCTTACGCTGTATCGTATACACCTACAACCGGTGGGGAAAAGGTCAAAAATCATAAATGGATCATTCAAGAAGAGATTGAAGGTGCAGGCGAGGAAACGTATGAACCGGGAGCGGAGGTTATAATCAAGGCTTCTCATATGAAAGGGATGGATGGCGCGGTCGCTCATATCGAAACGGCAGAAAATACGACAGTGTACATGGTTGATTTCACACCGACTTCGGGAGGAGAGACAGTGAAGAACCATCAGTGGGTAACGGAAAGTGAGTTATCGGCTGCTGAGTGATATACATCGGCTCATATAGAAGAGGAGTGGCTTTAAGCCATTCCTCTCAGACTGTAGACAAACTCGATGAAAATCGAGTTTGTCTATTTTTATGGCCTGTACAATTTAGACGTTGATTTCCACTCCAGGCACTCGCTTTCCGCGGGCGGTCGGGGAGCCTCCTCGGCTTTGCCTGCGGGGTCTCCCCTAGACGCGCTTTTCCCGCAGGAGTCTCGAACACCCGCTCCAATCAACTTTGTCTTACCTTTTAGATAGAACACTTTTGACTGGAGTCATTTTTGTTTTAAAATTGAAGGATTAAAACTTGAGGTGATGAGGATGCTTTCTAAACATGATTCTATTCAGCGAGATCAACTTGAAATGATTACTTTAGATCAACTGGTGCCACCGAACCATTTGGTTCGTAAAATGGAGGCTGCCATTGACTTCACTTTCATTTATGACTTGGTGAAAGATATGTACTCAGAGGTAGGACGCCCAAGTATTGATCCAGTTATTTTAGTTAAACTGACTTTCATTCAATATACCTTCGGTATTCGTTCCATGCGTAAAACGATTGAAGAAGTTGAAACCAATATGGCTTACCGTTGGTTCTTAGGCTATGGTTTCCATGATAAAGTACCTCATTTCTCTACGTTCGGAAAAAATTATGAGCGACGCTTTAAAGATACAGACCTGTTTGAACAGATTTTCTGTCGCATTTTAATGACAGCTGCTAATAAAAAGGTAATAAGTGTAGAACACGTTTTCGTGGATTCCACACATGTGAAAGCCAGTGCGAATAAACGGAAATTTGAAAAGAAAATCGTTCGTAAAGAAACACGAGCGTATCAAGGACGTCTTCAAGAAGAAATCAATCAAGATCGTGAAAACCATGGAAAGAAGCCTTTTCCACCAGATAAATTTGATAAGGAAGAAACCAAAGCAATTAAAGAAAGTACTACGGATCCTGAGAGTGGCTACTATGTGAAAGATGAACGAACAAAACAGTTTGCCTATTCATTCCATGCTGCCGCAGATGCCGCTTATAAAACACCAGCGATTACAAGCTACCTATTTAACAAAGAAATCACACCTGCTTTACCCTATACACGTCCTCGTACAAAAGAAGGATTCTTTCGCAAACATGACTATGTTTACGATGAACACTTTGATTGTTACCTTTGCCCTTCGGGAGAAACTTTAAAGTACTCAACAACAAATAAAGAGGGCTATCGCGAGTACAAATCGCCCAAACAAATTTGTGCAACATGCTCATTTTTATCACGGTGTACGGAAAGCAAAGACCATCAAAAAGTAGTGACACGGCATATCTGGCAAGCATATGTGGAAGAAGCAGATCATCTGCGTCATCATCAAGAGGTAAAACCTATATATGCGAAACGCAAAGAAACGATTGAGCGTGTATTCGCAGATGCAAAAGAAAAGCATGGTATGCGTTGGACTACTTTAAGGGGACTTAAAAAGCAGGCGATGCTTACTTTCGCTGCCATGAATGTAAAGAAGATGGCCACTTGGACATGGCAAGGTCCTAAAATGGCTTAACATAGTGGCTCGAAGAGCCTAAATCTCGTAACCTTTTGTCTACAAACTGAGAGGAGTGGCTTTAAGCCATTCCTTTTTTTGACTGTAAGTAAACTCCCAGGAGTTTGCCCATTCTCGTAATGTCCGTTGCTTTCGACTCTAAGCAATGGCTTTGGAAGACCTGCGCCTTCAATTCCATTCTTTTGTTTGTGAATAGGTTCTAAGGAAATTGATTGCGGCGTTCCCGTTAATATCTGGTAATATGAAATGGTCAAATATTAAAGGTGGATGTGGTGGTGATTTTATGGGAACGGGGCTAGAGATAAGGCCTTTCAGGGAAAAAGATCTTGCAGCGCTGAACGATTATTGTTTGCCTTTGGAACAAGCAATCTATACATCGCTGCCCTTGAAAGTCATTGAAGACTTCAGGAGGGATACGTATAATCTTCCGAAGATGATCTGGTTGAATGATGATTTGGTAGGGTGTTTTGCCCTATATACAAATAAGGCGGGAAATCAATATACAAGAAATGAGAACGCCATTCTCCTTAAATCATTCTCCTTGGATTCACGCCACCAGAAAAAGGGGCTGGCATTTGTTGCTTTGAAAAAATTGCCGGAGTTAATAAAACGAGAGCATCCGGATAAAAATGAGATCATTCTCACGGTGCACCATACGAATGTTCCAGCAATAAACTTATACGTGAAAGCCGGTTTCGTTGATAAGGGCAACAGATTTACCGGGGAAGCCGGCGAGGAATGGGTTTTCCATTATGTTCTTGAATAAAGCAGCTTTCGTTCCTTTCCGTAATATATAGAGGATTGTCCTGAGTATCTTTCCTGTTCGAATCCTTACAATCCATCAAAAGAACTGTGGACTAACCAGATTTCTAGCGAAGGTTTGTCCACAGTCAGTATTATATTCAAATCACCAAAATCCCATAGATTTCTTCAGACGGTATATGGATAAACGAGGAAAGCTTCGAAGAGATATCATGAACATAAATCCCGCAGTCCAGTAATACGTTCGTATGTTTTGTTAATAAAATCGGTATATGTCTACTTTCACTTTGGCCGATAACCATCATTTGATTATTAACTGCTAAACCGCGAGTATACCCAAGACATTTAAAAATTTCTTCTTCATTCCTCTTTACCAGGAATTCACCTGAAACACAATAATACAGATTATGATCATGATGTAAAACACTGTGAGGTTGAAATAATTTATCATGACATATTTTAACCACTTTTCTTTCCTCTAAAGAGTATTCCAGAATCACACCTCTGGGGATTGTTTTATGAGGGAAATAGCTTGCGAAGGAGGTCAATTTTTTCTTTGGAGGATTCGAGAACATGGATACATATAACGTTTCATTCACTATATACAAATCGTTGACGTGGGAAACATCGTCATTTTCCGGTGAAAATCTAATTTCATCGATTCTTTCCAAGTCATTTTTTAAACTATAAATACCAATTGAGTTAGTTTTAGTTTCAACAATATAAGCTTTGTCGTTGTCTATGGCGATGCCATGTAAATCTAAGTCTGTAGATAAAGGTTTATTTTTTATTACCTTTAAGTTTTCATCCAAAATAAAGATTCCATGCAAATTTGAGATTACGACAAAAGAGCTGCCGTATTTTGTAATACCTGTGCATCCAACGTCTAACACCTTTTTCATTTCATATTGTTGATGTTTTATATCGACTAAATAAAGACCGCCTTTATGATTGCAGCATGAAATCAACAATTTACAATCGTCTATGGGTATCATGTAAGGTTGCCCCTCCTTGATGGGATGATTCCTTTTTCATATAGTATGATTTTTTTTCGTTATGGTTTGGACTAGCTAGTAGGATAATAGTGGATGTTGCTGCTGATTTATAAAATCTGTTCATTTAAGAGGATTTTCCTTTTATTTCCCTGAATATCGATTCCGTTCCAATCAGCGGCAGGATAATTCTCTGAAGAAATAGAATATATGTAGAGTTGAATGATGCGGATCAAAAAAGCGCTGGTTGTGGATGGGCCCTAAACGGAGACTTTTAGAAGATGCTATATAAAACGGATAAAAACAACAGGGAATTGCACATGAATGGAAGCTTTATGGCGTGCGTCCCAGTTAAGTTCATTGCCATTCTACAGGAAGTATGGCTTTACTGGTTCACCTAATATTAAGGGGGAAGAAATGATGGAGGAGACTGTGCAAAAAGCGATTCAAGATGAATATCCCGACGACTTTGCCTGGTGTTATGGATGTGGCCGATTAAATGAAAAAGGCCATCATTTTCGGACAGGCTGGCATGGCGAGCATACCAGGACGATATATCGGCCGCTTCCGGAGCATATGGCCATTCCCGGGTTTGTATACGGTGGCGTGATTGCCTCGCTAATTGACTGTCATGGAACTGGTTCGGCTGCTTTGGCACTGCATCGAAAAAACGGCCATGATATAGGAGACGGGACCGAGCCTCCAAGGTTTGTGACAGCTTCACTGAATGTGGAGTTCGTAAGGCCAACCCCGAACGATGTCCGATTAATGGCCGTTGGCACCATTCATGAGATACACCCGAAGAAGTGGAGAATCGAAACCGAAGTATTTGCACATGATACAATTTGCGCTCGCGGAGAGGTTGTGGCAGTCGTAATGCCAAGCACTTTTACAACTAAAGGGTAGCGCAAGGGGAAGCCTTACGATTCACGCATGAAGGCTTTTATATGGAAGGATAGGGGACCGTCCAACTTTTTGGACGGTTATTTAGTGTATGTAAGTGCTCATTTCAAGCCGGTTAAGGTTCAAATGTTACCTCTTACCGGAAAATGGAAACTAACTTTTGGATTTCTCAATATACTTTAACTATAAGCTAAAGGGAGGCACCGCATATGAAGATAAAGGTAGAGATAGATGAGGAGGTCAAGGCGATAGAAGTGCTTATCCGCAACAATGCTTGGAATGAGGAAGTGGAGCAATTGATGGAGCGTTTAAAAGAAAGGAAAAGGCCGTATTTTGTTGGGAGGAAGGAAGACATGCAGCATGTATTCCGGACGGAGGAAATCATCTGCTTGTTCACGGAACAGGATTCGATTATGGTACGGACAAAACAAGGGACTTTCGAAATGAGAGAGAGATTATACGAGCTTGAAAGGGAACTTCCAAGTAACCAGTTTGTGAGGTTGTCCAAGTCAGTGATTGCCAACTTAGATGAGTTAAGCAGATTCGAGGCGTCCTTCAATGGAACATTATGTGTATATTTTCGGTCAGGGGAGAAGGAATATGTTTCACGGCACTACGTTCAAGGAATCAAGAAAGCATTTCAATGGAAAAGGAAGGGATTATGATGAAAACACTATTGATCCGGAGCTTTGTTGGGATTTGCTTTGGAGCGCTTGTGATGGTGCTGATATGTTTTGGCGTCATCGGCTTTGGAGGGGTCGATGCTTTGGACAGTGACCTCTTTGTGAAAAATGCGATAGGCTGTCTATTATGTGGCTGGTTTTTCAGCACGGCAACCATCATTTTCGAGGTCGAAAAATGGAGCTTATTATTTCAGACCATCCTGCACTTCTTCACTGTCACCGTACTTTATTTCCTGCTCTCCTTTTTTGTCGGATGGATTCCCTTCTCTTTTAAAGGATTAATGACTGGAATAGCGATTTTCCTGCCTTTCTATGGGATCATCTGGATTATTTTTTATCTTTATTTCCGCCATCAAGTGAAAATGCTGAATGATGGATTGGATGAGAGAGGGAAATGAAGGAGAGACCAAAATTTAGATAAACCAAGGTGAGCCACTTTTTCAGCGGCTCACCTTGGTTTGAAATGTTTCACGGTACCTTTTCGTTCCATAGTCAGTGATAAATCGTAATATTCTAAATATTTAATGTCAACGCTTACAAAACGTATTGACGGATGAAAAGTCAGGTGATATTCTAATTATAGAAATATTTGGTTAGTTTACTAAACTAATTAAAAAAAGGTTGCGTTTGATTGTAAGGGCTTTCAAAGAAGGGGATGGCAAGGTGCTTTATTAGGTTACACCATACATGATTATTTCTTCCAAGAAAAAAAACCTGATGAATCAGTAATTTCTATTGGTATGGGGGGATGGAGATGGGTCAATTAGAAAGGTTGGAGTCCGTTGGCAAAGATGCTGCGATCGGGGAAGTCAGAAAATTCGGAATGCGTGATAAGGTCGGCTATTTATTCGGGGATTTTGGAAATGATTTTTTCTTTATCTTGGTAAGCTCCTTTTTAATGGTTTATTATACTGATATTTTTCATATCAGTGCTGCAACGGTAGGAATCCTTTTTTTGATAGCGCGGCTATGGGATGCGGTTGCTGATGTTACCTGGGGCCGTTTCATTGATACAAGAAAGCCAAGCAGGCATGGGAAATTCAAACCTTGGATTTTCCGGATGTCCTTCCCTTTAGTCGTATCCGGAGTATTGATGTTCGTGAAAATCCCAGGCATGTCAGATGGTTTTTATATGGCTTGGGCCTTTGTCACCTACATTGTGTGGGGAACTTTGTATAGCACGGTTAACATTCCATATGGCTCAATGGCTTCGGTCATTACAAGCGACCCTGTCGAGCGAACATCATTATCCACTTTCAGGACAATGGGCGCGATGCTCGCCAGTTTAATCATAAACGTAGCGGGACCATTGATTCTTTTCGTGGATAATAAGGCAGAACCCAACCGTTTTCTGCTTGGAGCCATCATTTTTGGCATTCTTTCCATCACTTGTTATATGGCCTGTTATAAATTATCGACTGAACGGTTCAGTGCCCCCATTAATCAAGTGCAAAAAACTTCTTTAAAGAAGTCCGTAAAAGGAATAGTCAAAAACGGTCCTTTATTGTCCATCCTTTGTGCATCTTTGATTTTCATGATCTGTACGATGCTGATAGGAGCGATTAACGTTTACTTATTTAAAGATTATTTCAGCAATGCTTGGGCCCTGAGCATTATCGGCTTCGTTCAAACCGCTGCCGTATTCCTGGCCATGCCGATAGCAAAACCATGCGTGGCAAAGTTCGGTAAAAAAGAAACGGCGTCCATGGGAATGCTGCTTGCGGGAGTAGTATATGGTCTTTTGTACTTCTTGCCGAACCTATCCGCTATGCAATTCATCATCATATCTGCGATAGGGATGTTTGGCTTTGGATTCTTTAATATCGTGGTGTGGGCATTTGTAACGGATGTAATCGACTATCATGAATATTTGACGGGGCTTCGCGAAGATGGAACGGTCTATTCGATCTATTCTTTCGCTCGTAAAGTAGGGCAGGCAATTGCAGGAGGAATTGGCGGTTTTGCAATAGCAATGGTCGGTTACGATGCAACACGCGAAGCACAAACACAGCAAGCACTTGATGGAATCCATGCATTGGCAACATTGGCTCCCTCGGTGATTTATATCGTCGTTTTCTTGATATTGGCCTTCCTTTATCCATTGAACAAAAAAAGGACCCTTCAATTGGCTGAAGACTTGGCTGAGAGAAGAAGCGGTATGGAATAATGAAAAACTCCCCTTTCTGGCAACATCGAAAGGGGAGTTTTTTTTCAGGACTTATTCTGCTGGCTGATTTCGTAAGATAGATTCAGGATCGGAACATCAAGGAATTTTTTAATCGCCAAGGCACATGCACCCATGACACAGGATTTTTTACCCATTGCCGATAAAGTGATTTCACGGTAATGGCTAATGGAGGAGGTAAGATTATTGCTGATTTTGGTTATGGAATCAGGATATATTCGCAGCAGCTCGCTGTCCAATACGAGGACATCGGGATTATACATATTGATGAGGTTGTTAATGCCAATCGATATATAGTAAATGAAACGGTCCATAACCTTATGTACCGCTGCATCGCCTTCATCAATCATCCTTTGAATATGCTCATATGTTAGGTTGGGTATTTTTTTTTCTTCAGATAAATATTCAAATATACTCGATTCCGAAGCATACTTCTCCCAGCAGCCTTTATTGCCGCAATTGCACGGTTTGCCGTCCGGAACAACGATCATATGGCCGATTTCCCCAGCGAATCCATCATGTCCGCGAAAAAAATCATCCTTCATCATCATTCCAAGGCCAATTCCGGAATGAAATGTTGTGCTGAGCAGATTGTTCGCTTCATGATGCACGAATATCCGCTCGGCAAAAGCACTTAAATTAGCATTGTTTTCTAGATGGACATCCATTTGACATTCCGTTTCAATCGCACTTTTCAAATCGATATCATGCCATTTGAAGCGCGGGACATAGTGAATGATTTCATCTTTTCCTACAAGGCCGTGAATGGCAATGACGACCCCGACGATGCCATAGCGACTGTCAGCATAGGTCGCTTTGAGCTGCTTAATCGTTTCAATTACCACTTGGAGAACCTCCGAATAGTCCGTCGTCGATAATTCTTGGATGGAGGAGGTGATACAATTCCCCAGCAGATCGCTTAAAGTGAAGGAAATCCGCCCATAATCAATGTCGATCCCGAGAGCATATCCTGCTTGGCCGTTTAAGGAGAGCATGATGGGTTTTCGGCCGACGCCGGTATATTCCAGTTGTGTTTCCACGATTAAGTCTTCTTCCAATAAGTCTGCAACCTGTGCTGAGATGGTGGCCCTTGTTAAATCCGTAGCCTTGGACAAATCGGCCCTCGATATCATGCCTTCCTTTATTATTTCCTTAATAATCAATGCGCGATTGATCTTTTTGATATATGCTGCATCACCGGTTATCATAAAAATCCTCCCATTTTGGCAACAACTTTTTGGATATATGACCATTATAACAGTTTCGGGATCGTCATTTAGGATTTGATTTTTGCACACAGAAAGAGTTAATTGACGGAAAAGTGAAAAAATGATAAATTATTCATATATTTAATTAGTTTAGTAAACGAATTAAATAAGTTGCGTGAAGTTCCTGAGTTGCTAAATGAAAGGGCTTACAGATTGAATGGTACTTAAACTTTTATGAATGGATCAGGAGGGAAATATATGAAAGCCTTTTTGGATGAACATTTCTTGTTAAATACGGACACTGCCATTGAATTGTACAAAAATGCCGGTGTGGATTTGCCAATTTTTGATTTTCACTGTCACCTGTCCCCACAAGAGGTGTGGGAAAATAAACCGTATGAAAGCATTACGCAATTGTGGCTGGGTGGCGACCATTATAAATGGCGGGCGATGCGCATGCAAGGCATTGGCGAGCGATATATTACTGGTGATTGCAGCGATTGGGAGAAGTTTGCCGCATGGGCGGAAACGATGCCTCACTTAATAGGCAATCCTCTGTATCATTGGGCGCATATGGAGTTGAGAATGTTTTTTGGCATCGAAAAAATCCTGAGTCCAAAAACTGCACGTGAAATTTATGATGAGTGTAATGACAAGCTTTCCAGGCAAGAGTTCAGGCCCAGATCATTTATCGAAAAATCGAACGTTACATTTATCGGGACGACGGATGATCCTGTCTCGGAGCTTGAATTTCATCAGTCGTTGAATGAGGATGATTCCTTTCATATAACCATTGCTCCAACTTTCCGTCCTGATGGAGCGCTATTCGTGGAACGTCCTGATTTTAATAGCTGGATTAAAAAACTGGAAAAAGTAACGAGCATTGAAGTGAATTCAATAGAAAAGCTAATAAATGCGCTTAAGCATCGGGTCAACTATTTTCATGAAAACGGTGGGAGGGGATCGGATCATGATATTCAGAAAATGGTATATGTAGATTCCACTAAAGAAGAAGCGGATATCATCCTGAAGAAGCGGTTGAATGGCCAGCAGCTATCAACGGAAGAGCTGGATGCTTACCGATCCTTCTTAATGAAGGAGCTCGGGAAAATGTATGCCCAAAAGCAGTGGGTCATGCAGCTGCATATGGGGGCGATGAGGAATAACAACACGAAGATGAAAGAACGGGTTGGCACCGACAGCGGGTTCGACTCGATCGGCGAGGCCAATTTGGCGGAAGGATTATCCCGTTTTCTTGATGCACTTGATCAAGAGGAGGCACTGCCAAGAACCGTATTATTCAACTTAAACCCAAAAGATAATCCGATTCTTGCAGGAATGGTCGGGAACTTCTGTGAAGAAGGGATTGCCGGAAAGGTACAATTTGGGTCAGGCTGGTGGTTTAATGACCACATAGATGGAATGGAGAAACAAATGAAGGAACTGGCGAATGTCGGACTCCTGAGCCATTTTATTGGTATGCTGACTGATTCCCGAAGCTTCCTTTCTTATGCCCGCCATGATTATTTCCGTAGGATTCTTTGCAACATCCTAGGAGATTGGACGGAGCAAGGACTGATGCCGGATGATAAAGAGCTGCGTGAACAAATGGTCAGGAATATCGGTTATTACAATGCCGAAAAATATTTTACGAAACGGTAAAAACATAGCGATGTTTTTCCTCTTTGTTGGTTTATTTAATTGATCGCGGGAGTTTAAGAATACTGTTTTTTATGATAAAGGAGTGTTGGAAATGTTATACCCAATCGTAACCGAGACGAGAAACCTCATCGACCTTAATGGTGTTTGGAACTTTAAATTGGATCCGGGCTTCCATGAGGATTGGAAAGACGAAAAATTATTGGGTACAATGACGATGGCCGTCCCTGCTTCCTTCAATGATGTAGGAGTTACAAGTGAAATCCGTAATCACGTTGGCTGGGTCTGGTATGAACGTGAATTTACCTTACCGGTCTCCCTTGCGTCGGAGCGTATTATAGTAAGATTCGGTTCGGCAACACATGTTGCAAAGGTATATGTAAATGGAGAGCTGGCAATTGAACATAAAGGCGGATTCCTCCCGTTTGAAGCAGAAATCAATCCCTTTTTAACCCCTGGGAAAAACCGGCTGACGGTCGCCGTAAACAATGTTGTCGACCATACCACATTGCCGGTCGGAACTTATTCGGAAAAAGAAGTTGCTGGCATTGGAAAAGTAATCCGCAATATGCCTAATTTCGACTTTTTCAACTACGCTGGGCTGCAACGTCCGGTAAAGATCTATACAACACCTCGCACGTACATTAAAGATGTAACGATAGTGACAGAATTGAGTGGAGAAATAAGCTATACAGTAAAGACAGCAGGGAAATCGGAGATTAATGTCAGCGTGATGGATGAGTCAGGTGAAGTTGTTGGCACGGCAGCTGGTGCCTCAAATGCAATCATGGTCAAGGATGCGAAGCTTTGGGAGCCGTTGAATGCCTATTTATATACGTTGAATATAGAACTATCCGAAGATGGAGAAATGGTAGATCAATATGAACAGCCCTTTGGGATCAGGACAGTTGAGGTGCAAAATGGGAAATTCCTCATCAACGACAAGCCCTTTTATTTTAAAGGCTTTGGTAAGCATGAAGATACACCGATCCATGGCAGGGGGTTCAATGAAGCAGGAAATGTAATGGATTTCAAGCTAATGAAATGGATGGGCGCCAATTCATTCCGGACCTCCCATTATCCTTATTCTGAAGAATTGATGCGTCTTGCCGACCGTGAAGGCATCGTTGTCATTGATGAATCGACGGCCGTTGGTGTCCATTTGAACTTTATGGCAGTACTGAACGGACAAACAAATAAGAAGAGCACATGGCAAGCAATCAAAACGTTTGAGCATCATCAAGACGTTATGAGAGAGCTGATAGAACGCGATAAGAATCATCCTTCAGTCGTGATGTGGAGTATCGCGAATGAACCTGCTTCAGAGGAAGAGGGGGCATATGAATATTTTAAACCGTTAGTCGACTTAACGAAGGAGTTGGACCCGCAAAGAAGGCCAGTTACAATCGTTACTCATCTAGGTGCAACGCCAAAAACCGACAAAGTTGCTGACTTGATTGATGTCCTTGCATTGAATCGCTATTACGGCTGGTATATTGACGGCGGGGACCTTGATTCGGCAAAAGCGAAGCTGCGTGAGGAATTTGAAGGCTGGAATGAAAGATGTCCCGAAAAGCCAATTATGATGACGGAGTATGGAGCGGATACAGTGGCCGGTTTCCATGATGTAGATCCGGTCATGTTCACCGAAGAATACCAAGTGGAATATTTAAAAGCCAATCATGAAGTTTTTGATGAATTCAATAATTTTATCGGCGAACAAGTTTGGAACTTCGCGGACTTCGCAACGAGTCAAGGGATCATGCGTGTCCAAGGCAATAAAAAAGGAGTCTTTACCCGAGAGCGAAAACCGAAGCATGCTGCTCATGAGTTACGCAGGCGCTGGACGGAAATTCCTGATTTCCACTATAAGAAATAAGGTGGGTGCACTTCCGGAGTTGTCTGGGAAATAAGGGCGAAACAAGTGTTGAAGCAGGCTTTAAAAGTGAATTCGAAAGCATCAGGATATTCCCTGGTGCTTTTGTGCAAGAATGATAGCATTTGCCTGATAATATTTTGCAAAAAGCAATATCAGTCAAAAATAAAGAATTATTCAGCTTTTTAGGAGAATGCTTTTTTAATAGGGCTCCGATAAAATAAACGGAGGGAAAGTAATGAATTGATAGCGCTTACTTTGCGAGGTGTTTAGTGTAATGAATGATCATCTACCATCTTTTTATCCAGGCCAGCCTATGGGGGATTGGATCAATTCCTTTTACCGAGTGCATGGGGTGGAGGCGCACCCATTCAACTTTCACTCACATCATGAGTATGAGATTTACTTTTTTCATTCAGGGGATTGCCGGTATTTAATCAACAACCGGATCTATGATTTACAGCCGGGGGATATCATTCTTTTGGATGGCATGACCTTGCATAAACCTAATCCGCAGCCAGGAAGTACTTACATAAGAAGCATGATTCACTTTTCACCAATTTGGCTGCAAGAGTTGTTAGTTATCCTTGGCACCCCAAATTTGCTTGATCCCTTTCAGAAGCTTAACAATTGCTTGCTGCGGACAGGTTATGATGAAGCCGGGATTTGTGTGGACGAAGGATTAAAAAGGATCAGCGGCCTTATTGCTAATCAAGAGGCAGAACTGCAGCAAAAAGGTAAAAAAAGTAACACGAGTGAAGCGGAAATAAAACTGGAGCTTGTTCAATTACTGGTGAAAATCTATAAAATGAGCCATAAAGAATTAGCTCAGCATTCCAACAAAAGGACCGAAAAGGAGCATCATGCTGAGGGAATTGCCTCTTGGATCAATGATCACTATACCGAAAAAGTAAGTTTGGATCGACTGGCCAATGAAATGAATCTTAGTAAGTATTACGCATCCCACGTTTTCAAGGAAGTAACTGGGTTTACCGTCATGGAATATGTGATGGGCTGCCGGTTTAACCAGGTGAAGTATTTGCTGGAAATGGAACCTGACCAAACGCTTGGGGAGATCTCCCGGGCAACGGGTTTTGAAAGTATTGCTCACTTCAGCAGGTTTTTTAAAGAAAAATCTGGCGTGACGCCATCACAATATCGTAAAAATAGACTGAACATTGGGATATCTTGAGGGGGAGGGGGAAATCTAAATGAATCCAAATCTATTGATATCAGGATTTTCCGATGAAATTTCATCGGATTTTGATATACAGCTTGAAACGGTTGCAAAGCTTGGAATAAAGTATATTTCTTTACGTGGCATTGACGGGAGAAACATAGGGGATTTTTCAATCGAAGACATAAGAAGGACGGTACTTCCTAGACTCCAAAAAGCAGGCATAGGTGTATCTTCCATCGGATCGCCAATCGGAAAGATCTTTATAAATGATGAAGCAGGTTTTTTGGAACAAAGGCGGATGCTGGAGGTTATTTGTCAAATAAGCATCCTGCTTGACTGCAAATATATCCGCGTTTTCAGTTTTTATATTCCAAACGGGGAG
Coding sequences within:
- a CDS encoding AraC family transcriptional regulator is translated as MNDHLPSFYPGQPMGDWINSFYRVHGVEAHPFNFHSHHEYEIYFFHSGDCRYLINNRIYDLQPGDIILLDGMTLHKPNPQPGSTYIRSMIHFSPIWLQELLVILGTPNLLDPFQKLNNCLLRTGYDEAGICVDEGLKRISGLIANQEAELQQKGKKSNTSEAEIKLELVQLLVKIYKMSHKELAQHSNKRTEKEHHAEGIASWINDHYTEKVSLDRLANEMNLSKYYASHVFKEVTGFTVMEYVMGCRFNQVKYLLEMEPDQTLGEISRATGFESIAHFSRFFKEKSGVTPSQYRKNRLNIGIS